Part of the Flagellimonas eckloniae genome, GTCCATTTACAAAGGATGATAGATCACTGGCAAAAAATTCTGCTAGATTCGCTACATCTTCTACTTCTGCCAACCTACCCATGGGACAGCTTTCGATCAGCGATTTTCTTAATTCGGGATAAGCATTGGAATCAACGAATATTCCGGAATGATCTACTGCAAATGGAATAATAGAGTTTACGGTAACACCTCGATGCCCTATTTCTTTTGAAAGAACATCCACCAGATAACGTGGTGTGGTTTTGCTTCCACCATATACAGCCATTCCCGGAACCGGAAAAGCCGTAGTACTCGAAGCGATGTAAATGATACGTCCGTTATCTTCGATGTTTTTAGCCGCCTGCTGCATGGTAAAATAAACTCCTTTGGTATTGATACTGAACAAACGGTCAAATTGTTCCTCCGTGAATTGCGTTACCGGTGTTTCTACCATTTCTATACCGGCATTGGCAACGACGATATCTATTTTTCCAAAGGCTTTTTTTGTTTGATTAAATAGTCTTTCAATGTCGGTTACTTTGCTGACATCGGCTTGTATAGCTATTGCTTTGACCCCCATGGCTTCAACAGTGGATAGTGTCTCTTCTGCTGATACCTTGTCTCTAGAATAATTGACGACGATATTTGCTCCAAGTGCTGCATATCTTTCCGCTATGGCTTTTCCCAAACCTCTTGCAGAACCGGTAATCAAAGCTGTTTTATTTTGTAGTGTATTCATTGTTTATGTTTTAAAATTTTGTGTTTATGTATTTCAGTCCTGTATCATTGATCAATGCGAAAATGACCCCTGTAACTATTGGAACAAGTAGACCCAATACGGGAATTACCTGTAGCTCTGGATGTACCCCAAAAAATATGATTAACCCTAGAAACCAAGCAGGGATGTTATTCAGCCCATTGATTTTTGTTACATATGCGAGCGAACCAATAAGGACAAAAACGGTCAATGGAAATCCCATTGCTCCCATGGCAGGCACAAGAAGACTGGCCATAGATTGTATGAGTACTCCGAGTAGTATTCCCAATATGATCTGTAAGAAACTGGGAACATATACTTTGATCGATTTTCCGAACAGGTAATAACTTATCCAGGCAAGAAACATAACCCATGTCGCCCATCCCATCGAAAATGAGATAAATACTGCCAATGCTCCGCATAGCCCCATAACGAGGGCTGTTAAAAATGTTTTCATAATATCTACTATTTAAATGATTGGAGCAGTTAAGCCATTGCTCCGTTGGCACCAATGTTCTGAGCAGAAATCCATTTTGCTTCATCACTGGCCAAAAAGGTTACAATTTTTGCAACATCCTCTGGCTCCCCAATACGATTGAAGGCTGATAAAGAAGCTAATCGATTAATTACTTCCTGTGGTTTTCCCTTTGTGAACAACGCAGTATTGGTAGGTCCTGGGGAGATTGAATTTACATTGATACCCCTGCTTCCCACTTCTTTTGCAAACACACGTGTCAACTGTTCAACGGCTGCTTTAGTAGCTACATAAGGTCCATAGGTAGGCAGCATGATTCTATTTACCGAAGTTGAAAAGTTGATGACACTTCCATTTTCTGCTAATTTTGTGGCAGCTTCGCGAAGTGTATTAAATACTCCTTTTACATTTACATCCAGTTGTTTTGCAAAATCCTCGTCGGTGGTATCTTTAATAAGCGTATTGATCATAATACCTGCATTATTGACCAACACATCAATTTTTCCGTAGTGGGCAATGGCAGTATCGAAAAGGCTTTTTACATCTTGTGCGTTGCTTACATCAGCTTGTATGGCGACAGCATCCCCACCATTTGTTTTGATTTGTTTGACGACATCTTCAGCTGCTTCTGTACTACCGGAATAGTTAATAACCACTTTTGCTCCAGCCTTGGCCAAATGTAGTGCTACCTCTGCGCCAATACCTCTTGATGCACCTGTAATAAGTGCTACTTTGTTACTTAAATTTTTCATTTGTCTATCTTTTTGAATTTATTGGAACAAAGGTATTTAGGTACTATCCCTTGTTTGTTGCGAGGAATACAGTACTCGTTGTAAAATTTAAATAGAAGAGGGGACTAGAGGACTAACTCATTAAATAGTATGCTCTTTTCTATATTGAACAGGCGATATTTCAGTGTGCTTTTTAAAAAAGTTGCTAAAATGGGCAGTTTCAGAGAATCCCAATTTATAGGTTATTTCTTTGATGGGCATGGATGAATTTTGCAAGAGGGATTTGGCTTCAGAAATTGTTTTATCCGCAATCCAGGTAGTAACAGGTTTTCCTGTTTTGATTTTGATAATGTTACTTAAATAGTTGGGATGCAAGTTTTGTGCGTTGGCATAATCTTGAACCCTAAAAACGGTTTCCATTTTTCCCGTTATTAAATCACGATAATGTTTTTCAAGCAATCGTTTGAACGATTTGACGATTTGTGAACTTCTGTTTCCTTCATAAATGGGATTGTAATCCTGCCAAAAATAGGCTTTGATTTTATAGAGCATAACCGCCAACAAGTGCCCAACAATTCTATATGTATCGGTGGATTGATTAAGGTATTCGTTGTGGATATTTAGATAAACCTGTTCTACTTCGCCATAAAATTCATCACTTACAATTTTAGGACTGATGGTTTCAGTTAATAAAAATGGAAA contains:
- a CDS encoding helix-turn-helix domain-containing protein, translating into MKNESPEAKSLYELYLHLGLPVDLIQPSEGFAILNLKDINFTLPYQSPSFRPDYFSFLFVKDGKGKYTIDEHSFPVEPHSIYFTNPSNYRTFSWEKIEEIYLITFDETFLKQYISKEIFSAFPFLLTETISPKIVSDEFYGEVEQVYLNIHNEYLNQSTDTYRIVGHLLAVMLYKIKAYFWQDYNPIYEGNRSSQIVKSFKRLLEKHYRDLITGKMETVFRVQDYANAQNLHPNYLSNIIKIKTGKPVTTWIADKTISEAKSLLQNSSMPIKEITYKLGFSETAHFSNFFKKHTEISPVQYRKEHTI
- a CDS encoding DUF1097 domain-containing protein; its protein translation is MKTFLTALVMGLCGALAVFISFSMGWATWVMFLAWISYYLFGKSIKVYVPSFLQIILGILLGVLIQSMASLLVPAMGAMGFPLTVFVLIGSLAYVTKINGLNNIPAWFLGLIIFFGVHPELQVIPVLGLLVPIVTGVIFALINDTGLKYINTKF
- a CDS encoding SDR family oxidoreductase; protein product: MKNLSNKVALITGASRGIGAEVALHLAKAGAKVVINYSGSTEAAEDVVKQIKTNGGDAVAIQADVSNAQDVKSLFDTAIAHYGKIDVLVNNAGIMINTLIKDTTDEDFAKQLDVNVKGVFNTLREAATKLAENGSVINFSTSVNRIMLPTYGPYVATKAAVEQLTRVFAKEVGSRGINVNSISPGPTNTALFTKGKPQEVINRLASLSAFNRIGEPEDVAKIVTFLASDEAKWISAQNIGANGAMA
- a CDS encoding SDR family oxidoreductase, with translation MNTLQNKTALITGSARGLGKAIAERYAALGANIVVNYSRDKVSAEETLSTVEAMGVKAIAIQADVSKVTDIERLFNQTKKAFGKIDIVVANAGIEMVETPVTQFTEEQFDRLFSINTKGVYFTMQQAAKNIEDNGRIIYIASSTTAFPVPGMAVYGGSKTTPRYLVDVLSKEIGHRGVTVNSIIPFAVDHSGIFVDSNAYPELRKSLIESCPMGRLAEVEDVANLAEFFASDLSSFVNGQHLLVNGGATQ